The SAR202 cluster bacterium sequence GCAAATAACATCAATTTTATCCCCAACCGCATCAACAATTTCTTGTAGTTGATCAAAAGGTGAGCGTGATCCATCTAGTTGGCGTCCTCCATGATTACTAAGCATTATTGCATCAGCACCTATGTCCACAGCTTTTTTTGCATCTTCAACACTCATAATACCTTTTAAACAAAACCCTTTTTTCCATTTTTTCCTTATAGCAATAGCATCGTCCCAATTCATTGTCTGATCCAACATTTCATTAATATAGTTTGAAACACTTGTAGCTATATTTGTACCGTGACTCACATAATCTTTTACTTGAGATAATTCAAACTTATCACTTGTGAAATGTCTAAGTGCCCATTGTGGATGAGTTGCAAAACTAACTAAGCTTTTTAATGTGAGGTTAAAGGGAGAAGTAAATCCAGTTACAAGATCTCTTTCCCTATTCCCAGCGACAATAGTATCTACAGTTAAAGCAAGACAATCAAAATTATTTTCCTCACATCTTTCAATCATACTATTAGTTAATCCTCTGTCTTTATGAAAGTATAGTTGAAAGATTTTGGGTGCATTTATAGTAGCTCCAATTTCTTCAATACTCACAGTTCCAAGACTACTAATACCAAACATTGTTCCAAACTTTTCTGCAGCTCTACCTACAGCTCTTTCTCCTTGGTAATGAAATAATCTTTGTAATGCAACTGGGCTTAAAAATAATGGCATAGATAATTTTTGCCCCATAACGGTTGTTGAGATATCTATATTATCCACACCTGCCAAAACATTTGGCACCAAATCGCAATCTTCAAATGATTCAGTATTACGCTTATATGTAGATTCATCATCAGCTGCACCATCAATATAATGAAATATAGGTGATGGCAATCTTTTCCTTGCTAATTTTTTAAAATCATCAACATTATGGCAATTATTTATATTCATAAATTACTACTCCCCTACTGTAATTCAGATGTAATTATTCTCAAGTTATTACTTTTCATTTTTGTTGCGATATTTCTTGCGTAATCTAGGTTATCAACAATTGTATAAAAGCTAGGCCCGCTACCTGAAAGTCTCACAAAGGATACTCCTAATGATAATAACTTATCTTTTAAATATTTGTACTCAAGAAAAGCTTGATCGATTACTTGTTCAAAAGTATTCACTGTATTACTAAGTAATTGCAGTAAATCACTATTTGGTTGATTGATTGAATTAAAAATTTCAGTTGTTATAGATCCATCAGAGTAATGTTGTTTAGATAGCAATGAATACATAAAACGGGTCTTATTACTAATCTCTATATTAAGTGGAGTGAAAATTACCGACCATAGGTTACTAATACCTAGTCCAGTTGTTATCTTT is a genomic window containing:
- a CDS encoding alpha-hydroxy-acid oxidizing protein, translated to MNINNCHNVDDFKKLARKRLPSPIFHYIDGAADDESTYKRNTESFEDCDLVPNVLAGVDNIDISTTVMGQKLSMPLFLSPVALQRLFHYQGERAVGRAAEKFGTMFGISSLGTVSIEEIGATINAPKIFQLYFHKDRGLTNSMIERCEENNFDCLALTVDTIVAGNRERDLVTGFTSPFNLTLKSLVSFATHPQWALRHFTSDKFELSQVKDYVSHGTNIATSVSNYINEMLDQTMNWDDAIAIRKKWKKGFCLKGIMSVEDAKKAVDIGADAIMLSNHGGRQLDGSRSPFDQLQEIVDAVGDKIDVIC